From the Streptomyces syringium genome, one window contains:
- a CDS encoding alpha/beta fold hydrolase produces MVCVHGAGVSSREFQPFLEVLGRRHDAWTVDLPGFGPSGGPRRPLGMRALADALAEWLTAVGLDQAVLLGGSFGCQVAVDAAVRHPHRIAGLVLVGPTVDPAARSFIRQLLRWMRNAPHERASMAPLNLADYRDAGARRVVGAFTESLRDRIEDKLPHVLLPTLVVRGAQDRLVPQGWAEEVTRLLPAGRLAVVEGSGHMVPYRQPHALAGLVTEFLADEFAAAGDEDEAGPQEQRSAR; encoded by the coding sequence GTGGTGTGCGTCCACGGTGCCGGCGTCTCCAGCCGGGAGTTCCAGCCGTTCCTTGAGGTCCTCGGCCGCCGCCACGACGCGTGGACCGTCGACCTTCCCGGGTTCGGGCCCAGTGGCGGGCCCCGGCGCCCGCTGGGTATGCGGGCGCTGGCAGACGCGCTTGCCGAGTGGCTGACCGCCGTCGGCCTGGACCAGGCGGTGCTGCTCGGCGGGTCCTTCGGCTGCCAGGTGGCCGTCGATGCCGCCGTGCGGCATCCGCACCGCATCGCCGGGCTGGTGCTCGTCGGCCCGACCGTCGACCCAGCCGCGCGCAGCTTCATCCGTCAGTTGCTGCGATGGATGCGCAACGCTCCCCATGAACGGGCCTCGATGGCACCCCTCAACCTTGCTGATTACCGTGACGCGGGCGCGCGCCGTGTTGTCGGTGCCTTTACCGAGTCGCTGCGCGACCGTATCGAGGACAAGCTGCCGCACGTCCTCCTGCCGACGCTGGTGGTCCGAGGGGCGCAGGACCGGCTGGTTCCGCAGGGCTGGGCGGAGGAGGTGACCCGGCTCCTGCCCGCGGGACGGCTGGCCGTGGTGGAGGGCTCCGGTCACATGGTTCCCTACCGGCAGCCGCACGCGCTGGCCGGACTGGTCACCGAGTTCCTCGCGGACGAGTTCGCGGCCGCCGGCGATGAGGATGAGGCGGGGCCGCAGGAGCAGAGGTCAGCACGATGA